In Cyanobium sp. ATX 6F1, one DNA window encodes the following:
- a CDS encoding nucleotidyltransferase family protein — protein MDTAAPLLTLLVDRLEPLRHLCNRYGVDRLEVFGSAAKGLFDPASSDLDFIVQMTDQREPGYARRFCSFADDLEALFGRPVDLLTESMIHNPYFRKDVDASRRLLLEL, from the coding sequence ATGGACACGGCTGCCCCACTGCTGACCTTGCTGGTCGACCGGCTGGAGCCGCTCAGGCACCTGTGCAACCGCTACGGCGTGGATCGGCTTGAAGTGTTCGGCTCGGCGGCGAAGGGCCTGTTTGACCCTGCCAGCAGTGATCTGGACTTCATCGTGCAGATGACGGACCAACGAGAACCAGGCTATGCCCGGCGCTTCTGTTCCTTCGCCGATGACTTGGAAGCCCTTTTCGGCCGTCCGGTGGATCTCCTGACGGAATCCATGATCCACAATCCCTATTTCCGCAAAGACGTGGACGCGTCACGGCGGCTTCTCCTGGAACTCTGA
- a CDS encoding type II toxin-antitoxin system VapC family toxin, whose product MLDTNAVRALLDGRSPRLDGWLAEQQCCLSVIVAAEIRYGLERRVLPANKRQLIEGALEALEILPWSEGCARTYGRLRAQLEQRGKPLGLMDLLIASHALSEGCSLVSADQAFAQVDELTLESW is encoded by the coding sequence ATGCTCGATACGAACGCTGTGCGCGCCCTTCTGGATGGGCGCTCGCCTCGCCTCGATGGCTGGTTGGCGGAGCAGCAGTGCTGCCTTTCGGTGATCGTGGCGGCGGAGATCCGCTACGGGCTGGAGCGGCGCGTGCTGCCTGCCAACAAGCGCCAGCTGATCGAGGGGGCGCTGGAGGCTCTGGAGATCCTGCCCTGGAGCGAAGGATGCGCTCGCACCTATGGCAGGCTTCGGGCCCAGCTGGAGCAACGAGGCAAGCCCCTGGGTTTGATGGACCTGCTGATCGCCAGCCATGCTCTCAGCGAAGGCTGCAGCCTGGTGAGCGCCGATCAGGCCTTCGCCCAGGTGGACGAACTCACATTGGAGAGCTGGTGA
- a CDS encoding antitoxin: protein MRAKLFRNGRSQAVRLPAEFRFEGSEVEVHRDPESGAVVLTPLRPSARVWLEQRDALLAEPGERAELDSFFDHLRDPAAAPEGNWP, encoded by the coding sequence ATGCGCGCCAAGCTGTTTCGGAATGGGCGCAGCCAGGCGGTGCGCCTGCCTGCCGAATTCCGCTTCGAGGGATCGGAGGTGGAGGTGCACCGGGATCCCGAATCCGGCGCGGTGGTGCTCACGCCGCTGCGGCCCTCCGCCCGCGTCTGGCTGGAGCAGCGTGATGCCCTGCTGGCCGAGCCAGGCGAACGCGCAGAACTGGACAGCTTTTTTGATCACCTACGCGATCCAGCCGCAGCGCCGGAGGGCAACTGGCCGTGA
- a CDS encoding antitoxin MazE family protein: MDEAKRALTREKVRAHRERLRRQGLRPIQIWVPDVRTPEFAAEARRQCLLVNASAQEADDQAFVDAISIWPDHCPE; this comes from the coding sequence ATGGACGAAGCAAAGCGTGCTCTCACCCGAGAAAAAGTCCGCGCCCACCGGGAGCGGCTACGGCGCCAGGGTCTGCGGCCGATCCAGATCTGGGTGCCGGATGTGCGCACTCCCGAGTTCGCCGCCGAGGCCCGGCGGCAATGCCTGCTCGTCAACGCAAGCGCTCAGGAGGCAGACGACCAGGCCTTCGTGGATGCCATTTCTATCTGGCCGGATCATTGCCCTGAATGA
- a CDS encoding type II toxin-antitoxin system PemK/MazF family toxin yields the protein MKRSEIWTVAGGGAYTSKPRPAVIVQDDAFAERDSITLCPLTTDPADAPVFRIPVEPSSRNGLSSRSWLMADKLSTVPRERLGSRIGQLEDDLLLRLNRSILVFLGLAR from the coding sequence ATGAAACGGAGTGAAATCTGGACCGTCGCCGGAGGTGGCGCCTACACCTCAAAGCCGCGCCCTGCCGTGATCGTGCAAGACGATGCCTTCGCGGAGCGGGACTCAATCACCCTCTGCCCACTCACCACTGATCCCGCCGACGCCCCCGTGTTTCGGATTCCTGTGGAGCCAAGCAGCCGCAATGGCCTCTCCAGCCGTAGCTGGCTGATGGCGGACAAGCTCAGCACCGTTCCCCGTGAACGCCTCGGCAGCCGGATCGGCCAGCTCGAGGACGACCTGCTGCTGCGCCTGAACCGCTCGATCCTGGTGTTCCTCGGTTTGGCGCGCTGA
- a CDS encoding protein adenylyltransferase SelO, with product MMTSTSGPGRPTPERPVTTTVPAAVLTTTFAEFAQRADYSLLDSLQADPQATGDGRDHQPRQVFSGHYVPVTPTPLPAPEVVAHSRTLFGELGLSDALAQDDQFRRLFSGDITVAREPMRPLGWATGYALSIYGTEYIQQCPFGTGNGYGDGRAISVFEGVFNGRRWEMQLKGGGPTPYCRGADGRAVLRSSVREFLAQEFMHALGVPTSRSLTLVVSGSETVRRPWYSPNSRSFDPDILVDNPAAITTRVAPSFLRVGQLELFARRARSEAHPDALNELRMIVQHLIERNYRPEIDPSLDFSDQVVELAELFRGRLIALVANWMRVGYCQGNFNSDNCAAGGYTLDYGPFGFCELFDPRFQPWTGGGEHFCFFNQPVAAEANYQMFSAALRPLLEGNTEAVAKLDQIRDGFAEVMRQEIEAMWASKLGLIRYDAALVNELLELMVLSKADYTIFFRRLSEIPDQLSTLKESFYLPSSEQLDAQWTQWLQRWRDQITRNGDLGETSSAMKQVNPAITWREWLIAPAYEQAAQGDFNLVQELQEVFSYPYDEPSAELAARYDRLKPREFFNAGGVSHYSCSS from the coding sequence ATGATGACCTCAACGTCAGGGCCAGGCCGCCCAACACCCGAGAGACCCGTGACGACAACAGTGCCGGCAGCAGTTCTGACAACAACGTTCGCGGAGTTTGCCCAACGGGCCGACTATTCGCTGCTGGATTCCCTGCAGGCGGATCCCCAGGCGACGGGTGATGGCCGCGACCACCAGCCCCGCCAGGTGTTCTCCGGTCATTACGTGCCGGTGACACCAACCCCACTTCCAGCGCCGGAGGTTGTGGCGCACAGCAGAACCCTCTTTGGCGAGCTGGGCCTGAGCGATGCGCTGGCACAGGACGACCAGTTCCGCCGTCTGTTTTCCGGCGACATCACGGTGGCGCGGGAGCCGATGCGACCGTTGGGTTGGGCCACCGGGTATGCCCTCTCGATCTACGGCACGGAGTACATCCAGCAGTGCCCGTTTGGAACCGGCAACGGCTACGGCGATGGCCGGGCCATTTCCGTGTTTGAAGGTGTCTTCAACGGCAGGCGTTGGGAGATGCAACTGAAAGGCGGTGGCCCGACCCCCTACTGCCGCGGGGCCGATGGACGCGCCGTGCTCCGCTCCAGCGTGCGCGAGTTTCTGGCCCAGGAGTTCATGCACGCCCTGGGGGTGCCCACTTCACGATCCCTGACCCTGGTGGTGTCTGGGTCTGAAACCGTGCGCCGGCCCTGGTACTCCCCGAACTCCCGCTCGTTCGATCCCGACATCCTGGTGGACAACCCTGCGGCGATCACCACACGAGTGGCACCATCGTTTCTGCGGGTGGGCCAGCTGGAGCTGTTCGCCCGTCGCGCCCGCAGCGAGGCCCATCCGGATGCGCTGAACGAGCTGCGGATGATCGTTCAGCACCTGATCGAGCGGAACTACCGGCCGGAGATTGATCCGAGTCTGGATTTCAGCGATCAGGTGGTTGAGCTGGCGGAATTGTTTCGCGGGCGGCTCATCGCACTGGTGGCGAACTGGATGCGGGTTGGCTACTGCCAGGGCAATTTCAACAGCGACAACTGCGCCGCCGGTGGCTACACCCTCGACTACGGACCCTTCGGCTTCTGCGAACTGTTCGATCCCCGCTTTCAGCCCTGGACCGGCGGCGGCGAGCACTTCTGCTTCTTCAACCAACCGGTGGCGGCCGAAGCCAATTACCAGATGTTCTCGGCTGCCCTCCGGCCACTGCTCGAGGGCAACACCGAGGCAGTGGCAAAGCTGGATCAGATCCGCGACGGCTTCGCCGAAGTGATGCGCCAGGAGATCGAGGCGATGTGGGCCAGCAAGCTCGGCCTGATTCGCTACGACGCCGCGCTGGTGAACGAGCTGCTGGAGCTGATGGTGCTCTCCAAGGCGGACTACACGATCTTCTTCCGCCGGCTGTCTGAGATTCCAGATCAACTCTCCACCTTGAAAGAGAGCTTCTACCTGCCCAGTTCAGAGCAGCTCGATGCCCAATGGACGCAATGGCTGCAACGCTGGCGTGATCAGATCACGCGTAACGGCGACCTCGGCGAGACATCCTCAGCGATGAAACAGGTGAACCCCGCGATCACCTGGCGCGAATGGCTCATTGCACCGGCTTATGAACAGGCGGCGCAAGGTGATTTCAACCTGGTCCAGGAGCTGCAGGAGGTGTTCAGCTATCCCTACGACGAGCCATCCGCGGAGCTGGCGGCGAGGTACGACCGCCTGAAGCCCAGGGAATTCTTCAACGCCGGAGGCGTGTCCCACTACAGCTGTTCGTCCTGA
- a CDS encoding DUF3303 domain-containing protein — MKFMITWTISPSHYRATVERFLSTAAPDVDGLTTVGRWHMPGSSRGWHVVEGSAEAVATLEAFWGDLLEIQVFPVLEDAEAARSLASQAS, encoded by the coding sequence ATGAAATTCATGATCACCTGGACGATCTCGCCCTCCCACTACAGGGCCACCGTGGAGCGTTTCCTGAGCACCGCGGCCCCCGATGTCGACGGGCTCACAACCGTGGGCCGCTGGCACATGCCCGGATCCTCCCGCGGCTGGCATGTGGTCGAGGGGTCTGCCGAGGCCGTGGCCACCCTCGAGGCGTTCTGGGGCGATCTGCTGGAGATCCAGGTCTTCCCGGTGCTCGAAGACGCCGAAGCGGCTCGCAGCCTGGCGTCCCAGGCGAGCTGA
- a CDS encoding SDR family oxidoreductase, with translation MATYLITGANRGIGTEYCRQLKARGDTVIAVCRSSSPELDALGVRTLTGVDITSADAIAGLVERLDGLPIDGLIHNAGLLERTSLGDLDVESLRRQFEVNALGPMRLTHALLGHLHVGSKLILMTSRMGSIADNSSGGSYGYRMSKVALCMAGKSLAIDLQPRGIAVALLHPGLVRTRMTGFSAQGISVEQAVQGLLERIDALSLETSGTFWHANGEVLPW, from the coding sequence ATGGCCACCTACCTGATCACCGGCGCCAACCGGGGCATCGGCACCGAGTACTGCCGCCAGCTCAAGGCCCGGGGCGACACCGTGATCGCGGTCTGCCGCAGCTCCTCGCCGGAGCTGGACGCCCTCGGGGTGCGGACCCTCACGGGAGTGGACATCACCTCCGCTGACGCCATCGCCGGCCTGGTGGAACGGCTCGATGGCCTGCCGATCGACGGCCTGATCCACAACGCCGGCCTCCTGGAGCGCACAAGCCTGGGGGATCTCGATGTCGAGAGCCTGCGGCGCCAGTTCGAGGTCAATGCCCTCGGCCCCATGCGGCTCACCCATGCCCTGCTGGGCCATCTCCATGTGGGCTCCAAGCTGATCCTGATGACCAGCCGCATGGGCTCGATCGCCGACAACAGCTCCGGAGGCTCCTATGGCTACCGGATGTCGAAGGTGGCGCTGTGCATGGCTGGCAAATCGTTGGCGATCGATCTCCAACCGCGTGGCATCGCCGTGGCCCTCCTCCACCCCGGGCTGGTGCGCACGCGCATGACCGGCTTCAGCGCCCAGGGCATCTCTGTGGAGCAGGCGGTGCAGGGCCTGCTGGAGCGCATCGATGCCCTCAGCCTGGAGACCTCCGGCACCTTCTGGCATGCCAACGGCGAGGTGTTGCCCTGGTAG
- a CDS encoding NAD(P)/FAD-dependent oxidoreductase, which produces MAAERFFLELESPTPELAGAPHVVVVGGGFAGLRVCQALAGQPVRVTLIDKRNFNLFQPLLYQVASGLVSAADVASPLRQMVGQARNVQVLLGEVVDLDLERREVVFNDQRYGYDHLVLASGSGTAYFGHEEWRPLAPPMKILEHAQEIRRRLLMAMEEAEQCTEPERRRFLLSVVVVGAGPAGCELAGSLVELMRSAIRRDFKQLQEQECQVVLVDAVDRVLPAMHPSLSASAAGYLRANGVEVRLNTMVEAIEPGTVRLKPSGSNQGSASEPTAELLQAATICWTAGVRASRLGKLLAERSGCATDRGGRVLVEPDFSIPGHPEVRVLGDLCCYRHTSDGAPLPGMAGPAVQMGAWVARDLLNGLAGRDSAAFCWNDLGTMAVIGPLYAVADLRGLRLTGLAGWLLWGVAHLAFIPDTENRITLLSRWLWQIATRQRRALLITGRPDQHLGVDVGLERARSSGKSEPEAAVLGG; this is translated from the coding sequence ATGGCAGCGGAACGTTTCTTTCTCGAACTCGAGTCCCCCACCCCTGAGCTGGCAGGTGCCCCCCACGTGGTGGTGGTGGGCGGCGGTTTCGCCGGGCTGCGCGTCTGCCAGGCCCTGGCCGGTCAACCTGTGCGCGTCACCCTGATCGACAAGCGCAACTTCAACCTGTTCCAGCCGCTGCTCTACCAGGTGGCCTCGGGTCTGGTGTCCGCCGCCGACGTGGCCTCGCCCCTGCGCCAGATGGTCGGCCAGGCCCGCAACGTGCAGGTGCTGCTCGGGGAGGTGGTGGACCTTGACCTGGAGCGGCGGGAGGTGGTGTTCAACGACCAGCGCTACGGCTACGACCACTTGGTGCTGGCCAGCGGCTCCGGCACGGCCTACTTCGGCCATGAGGAATGGCGCCCCCTGGCGCCGCCGATGAAGATCCTCGAGCACGCCCAGGAGATCCGCCGGCGCCTGCTGATGGCCATGGAGGAGGCCGAGCAGTGCACCGAACCGGAGCGGCGCCGTTTCCTGCTCTCGGTGGTGGTGGTGGGGGCCGGCCCGGCGGGTTGCGAACTGGCCGGATCCCTGGTGGAGCTGATGCGCTCCGCCATCCGCCGCGATTTCAAGCAACTCCAGGAGCAGGAGTGCCAGGTGGTGCTGGTGGATGCGGTGGACCGGGTGCTGCCGGCGATGCATCCCAGCCTTTCGGCCTCCGCGGCTGGTTACCTGCGTGCCAACGGCGTCGAGGTGCGGCTGAACACGATGGTGGAGGCGATCGAGCCCGGCACCGTGCGGCTCAAACCCTCCGGCTCGAACCAGGGCAGCGCCAGCGAGCCGACCGCCGAGCTGTTGCAGGCCGCCACCATCTGCTGGACCGCCGGTGTGCGCGCCTCGCGGCTGGGCAAGTTGCTGGCGGAGCGCAGTGGTTGCGCCACCGACCGGGGCGGGCGGGTGCTGGTGGAACCGGATTTCTCGATTCCCGGCCACCCGGAGGTGCGGGTGCTGGGGGATCTCTGCTGTTACCGCCACACCAGCGACGGGGCGCCCCTGCCGGGGATGGCGGGCCCCGCGGTGCAGATGGGCGCCTGGGTCGCCAGGGATCTGCTCAACGGACTGGCCGGACGCGACAGTGCCGCGTTCTGCTGGAACGACCTCGGCACGATGGCGGTGATCGGGCCGCTCTATGCGGTGGCCGATCTGCGCGGGCTGCGGCTCACCGGCCTGGCCGGCTGGCTGCTCTGGGGGGTGGCCCACCTGGCCTTCATCCCCGACACCGAAAACCGCATCACCCTGCTCAGCCGCTGGCTGTGGCAGATCGCCACCCGCCAGCGCCGGGCCCTGCTGATCACCGGCCGGCCTGACCAGCACCTGGGGGTGGATGTGGGCCTGGAGCGGGCCAGGTCCAGTGGGAAGAGCGAGCCCGAGGCGGCGGTGCTGGGGGGCTGA
- a CDS encoding PCC domain-containing protein has product MRSVPLQLAPGTDVRRALEQLALQEKASGFVLGVVGNLSQAAFQCPGAQQPTLILGELEIITLQGTLAPSGVHLHLSVSDPQCQVWGGHIEPGTLVLKGADLLVGLLDGPLPTSAAAAAVEAAVANAAPLGGPRVEIAVLSGCPYSARALRMLRTLGIPFQVIDPVAPGPLPQVFIDGKLIGGYDAFAELQGQGALEGLRQG; this is encoded by the coding sequence ATGCGATCCGTGCCGCTCCAGCTCGCACCCGGCACGGATGTGCGCCGTGCGCTCGAACAGCTGGCCCTGCAGGAAAAGGCCAGCGGCTTCGTGCTCGGCGTGGTGGGCAACCTCTCCCAGGCCGCCTTCCAGTGCCCGGGTGCCCAGCAGCCGACGCTGATCCTGGGCGAGCTGGAGATCATCACCCTCCAGGGCACGCTCGCGCCCAGCGGAGTGCATCTGCACCTGAGCGTCTCCGATCCGCAGTGCCAGGTGTGGGGCGGCCACATCGAACCGGGCACGTTGGTGCTCAAGGGAGCCGACCTGCTCGTGGGCCTGCTCGATGGTCCGCTGCCCACAAGCGCGGCGGCGGCGGCAGTGGAGGCGGCGGTGGCGAACGCCGCACCCCTAGGTGGGCCGCGCGTGGAGATCGCCGTGCTCTCGGGGTGCCCCTACAGCGCACGGGCCCTGCGCATGCTGCGCACCCTGGGCATTCCCTTCCAGGTGATCGACCCGGTCGCCCCCGGCCCCCTGCCCCAGGTGTTCATCGACGGGAAACTGATCGGCGGCTACGACGCCTTCGCCGAGCTCCAGGGCCAGGGCGCGCTGGAGGGGCTGCGCCAGGGATGA
- a CDS encoding PilZ domain-containing protein yields MAEASETPDYPLRQKRQRLPSSMARVDATFFSPNGKSIHGRLWDISPTGAGLQFNHDVTIAENTIGRLVLEHSYSKAELELEVEVCWVAHGPSSSLMGTVFSRTLKLGTFLDQYL; encoded by the coding sequence TTGGCCGAAGCATCGGAAACCCCGGACTATCCCCTTCGCCAGAAGCGGCAGCGCCTGCCGTCCTCCATGGCGCGGGTGGATGCCACCTTCTTCAGCCCCAATGGGAAAAGCATCCACGGTCGGCTCTGGGACATCAGCCCCACCGGCGCCGGCCTCCAGTTCAACCACGACGTGACGATCGCCGAAAACACCATCGGCCGGCTTGTGCTTGAGCACAGCTACAGCAAAGCTGAACTGGAGCTGGAGGTGGAGGTGTGCTGGGTCGCGCACGGCCCCTCGTCGTCGCTGATGGGCACCGTGTTCTCCAGGACGCTCAAGCTGGGAACGTTCCTGGACCAATACCTTTAA
- the arfB gene encoding alternative ribosome rescue aminoacyl-tRNA hydrolase ArfB, which produces MAGDLKLSETLTIPARELAWRFSRSSGPGGQGVNTTDSRVELVFALEASEALPRALQQRALQRLAGRLVEGTVVITASEERSQWLNRQVALRRLQELLRWAISPPPPPRRPTRPSKGSVERRLMAKRLRARIKGNRGRARRPEEGD; this is translated from the coding sequence ATGGCGGGCGATCTGAAACTGAGCGAAACGCTGACGATTCCCGCCCGGGAGCTGGCCTGGCGCTTCTCGCGCTCCTCGGGACCGGGGGGGCAGGGGGTGAACACCACGGATTCGCGGGTGGAACTGGTGTTTGCCCTGGAAGCCTCGGAGGCCCTGCCACGGGCGCTCCAGCAGCGGGCGCTGCAGCGCCTGGCGGGCCGGCTGGTGGAGGGCACGGTGGTGATCACGGCCAGCGAGGAGCGCTCCCAATGGCTCAACAGGCAGGTCGCCCTGCGGCGCCTGCAGGAGCTGTTGCGCTGGGCGATCAGCCCGCCGCCGCCGCCGCGCCGACCCACCCGACCCTCGAAGGGCTCGGTGGAGCGGCGGCTCATGGCTAAGCGGCTCAGGGCCCGGATCAAGGGCAACCGGGGCCGGGCCAGGCGGCCTGAGGAGGGGGATTAA
- a CDS encoding PAP/fibrillin family protein, whose product MPPDPSLRSQLLIALQRPERAPSGSIRTLIEALEREQPADLDQQLDQLAGVWELRWSSGPRPERLLGPWAQSLQLLDPAQGRALNVLRLSGLDGLGQITASAAIERIGPRRLSVRFEQVGWSGPRLGGRRLDLLRSVRQSFPAWLDVTVLDQELRICRGNAGSLFALTRLPLELSAFPWPSGSG is encoded by the coding sequence ATGCCCCCTGATCCAAGCCTCCGCAGTCAGCTGCTCATCGCCCTGCAACGCCCCGAGCGGGCCCCGAGCGGGTCCATCCGCACCCTGATCGAAGCCCTGGAGCGGGAGCAACCGGCCGACCTTGATCAGCAGCTCGATCAGCTGGCGGGGGTCTGGGAGTTGCGTTGGAGCAGCGGGCCCAGGCCCGAACGGCTCCTGGGACCCTGGGCCCAGAGCCTGCAGCTGCTCGACCCCGCCCAGGGCCGCGCCTTGAATGTGTTGAGGCTGAGCGGGCTGGATGGCCTGGGGCAGATCACGGCGTCGGCCGCGATCGAGCGGATTGGCCCGCGGCGACTGAGTGTGCGCTTCGAGCAGGTCGGCTGGAGCGGTCCGCGCCTCGGAGGCCGGCGGCTGGATCTGCTGCGAAGCGTGCGCCAGAGCTTTCCCGCCTGGCTCGATGTCACCGTGCTGGATCAGGAGCTGCGCATCTGCCGAGGCAACGCCGGCAGCCTGTTTGCCCTCACCCGTCTGCCGCTGGAGCTCAGCGCATTCCCATGGCCGAGCGGATCTGGTTGA
- a CDS encoding gamma-glutamylcyclotransferase, with amino-acid sequence MDPVFVYGTLKRGQVNHHWLRGAAFLGRRRLGGACLYDLGPYPMAVPGDGLIHGELFAVDGPGLLRLDGLEDVPLLYQRHRRPLADGTLAWTYLGQAPQVAGRALVPFADWGSTPVFLSEPIAHQDPPLTVLAADRRTGVVQHLTPAELRRWERQGLQSLQVSGPGGENFLALAPTAP; translated from the coding sequence ATGGATCCGGTCTTCGTCTACGGCACCCTCAAACGCGGCCAGGTCAACCACCACTGGCTGCGGGGTGCCGCCTTTCTGGGGCGCCGGCGCCTGGGCGGTGCCTGTCTCTACGACCTGGGGCCCTACCCCATGGCCGTCCCCGGAGACGGCCTGATCCATGGCGAGCTGTTCGCGGTCGATGGCCCGGGCCTGCTGCGGCTCGATGGGCTTGAGGATGTGCCCCTGCTCTATCAGCGCCACCGACGGCCCCTCGCTGACGGCACCCTCGCCTGGACCTACCTCGGCCAGGCGCCCCAGGTGGCCGGCCGAGCGCTGGTGCCCTTCGCGGACTGGGGCAGCACACCGGTGTTCCTGAGCGAGCCGATCGCCCACCAGGATCCCCCCCTGACGGTGTTGGCGGCGGATAGGCGCACGGGAGTGGTGCAGCATCTTACGCCGGCTGAGCTGCGGCGCTGGGAGCGCCAGGGGCTGCAGAGCCTGCAGGTGAGCGGCCCAGGTGGTGAGAACTTCCTGGCGCTGGCTCCTACGGCGCCTTGA
- a CDS encoding DUF4115 domain-containing protein, with product MSEDRSNDQPSDDPQEIEALQRELDEARAQLADLEGLLGELPQMFERKFEQRLEPLLDQQRLIAEENQLLLDQVRHVLGSGEPPGGRPALPAAGGTAPAKVELPPRPPGPPAAQSSPAAPARAAEPSVASEGLGGEQAITVRHWVLPQWLPQGFSVGRLRRGAGLLGLSLGVALLAAAVVVGLQRLRPQTASPLQDAESPASTVPASDGPASDAPASSEPSPQVVFKASGVSWLDVQDARGNQLYWGLFKGERRLPLGAGLKVLAGRPDLVTVQVAGAPPRLLGRIEQVISLPIKAP from the coding sequence TTGTCCGAGGACCGATCCAATGACCAGCCCTCGGATGACCCGCAGGAGATCGAGGCGTTGCAGCGGGAACTCGATGAGGCACGCGCCCAACTGGCGGACCTGGAGGGTCTGCTGGGGGAACTGCCGCAGATGTTCGAGCGCAAGTTCGAACAACGCCTGGAACCGCTGCTGGATCAACAGCGGCTGATCGCGGAGGAAAACCAACTGTTGCTGGACCAGGTGCGCCACGTCCTGGGCAGCGGCGAACCCCCAGGCGGTCGCCCGGCCCTGCCCGCCGCCGGCGGGACCGCCCCCGCCAAGGTTGAGTTGCCGCCGCGCCCGCCCGGACCTCCGGCGGCTCAGAGTTCGCCAGCCGCGCCAGCCCGGGCAGCTGAGCCATCGGTGGCGTCGGAGGGACTGGGGGGCGAGCAGGCGATCACCGTGCGCCACTGGGTGCTGCCCCAATGGCTGCCCCAGGGGTTTTCCGTTGGGCGTCTGCGCCGGGGCGCAGGCCTGCTGGGACTTTCGCTGGGGGTGGCGCTGCTGGCGGCAGCGGTGGTGGTTGGCCTGCAGCGACTGAGGCCCCAGACGGCCTCGCCCCTGCAGGACGCCGAGTCCCCTGCCAGCACAGTTCCTGCCAGCGATGGCCCGGCCAGTGATGCCCCCGCCAGCAGCGAGCCATCCCCCCAGGTGGTGTTCAAGGCCAGCGGGGTGAGTTGGCTGGATGTGCAGGACGCCAGGGGCAACCAGCTCTATTGGGGGCTGTTCAAGGGGGAGCGCCGTCTTCCCCTCGGAGCGGGTCTCAAGGTGTTGGCCGGCCGCCCGGATCTGGTGACGGTGCAGGTTGCGGGGGCGCCCCCTCGGTTGCTGGGGCGGATCGAGCAGGTGATCTCGTTGCCGATCAAGGCGCCGTAG